The sequence below is a genomic window from bacterium.
AACAGCGCGGAGGATATCGATATGATTGGCGACGAAATGAATAATATCCTTGATAATGGCTAAAATATTCTCATCCCTCATGAGGGCACGGGACGTAATATTTTTCGAAAAGACATTGGTAACGGAGCTGATGAATGAATTGGTGTGTTTGGTGATGATTGCCGCCGCTGCACCTTTATCCTTCGACTCACTGATAATATCTTCCCATTTTCTCTGATCGAGTAACGTATTGGAAATTACCGACTCACTGGCGCTTATCTCGAGAGCTTGCTTTACGAGAATCTTCTTCTTTTTCACCTCAAGCTGATTGAAACCCTTTTCCTGGTCGACTTTAACCGTGTCAATCCCATATGCGGCAAGCCTGTGTATTATCTGCTCGCTGGTTATCAGGGTATTCGCTGCAAGAAGAAGCGCTCCTTTCTTGTCGTTTCCCTTGTATACAGGATCCGCTAAAAGCATCCCGACTTTTAACTCTTTAACAGGTATGATTTGAACTGACAACTGATTCGCCTTCCAATATATTATTATTAAATGTATTAGAATTAACCAGAATACAAGATGTTAATAAAAAATATAAGATAAGATTTGATTTTGGCAAATATTTTTTTCATTTGCTCAATTGAATGATTTTTTGCATGATAAGAGAATATTGTCGGTATGAACTGGTTTTTTGAAGTGTACAGAAAGAAGGATCGGTCATGAAGCATGTTCTGGTAATGGTTGCGGTTTTCCTGATGTGGTGTTGCTCCGGAGTCAGTACGGGAAACGCGCAAGGTAAGGAAAAAATGAAAATCATTTTCGATACGGACCTGGCCGGCGATATCGATGACGCGTTTGCCCATGCTCTCGTGCAGGTCAGCCCCGAATTCGAGATTCTCGGCATCACCACGGCGGACGGCCCGACAGACCTCAGAGCCCGCGTCAGCTGCAGGATGCTGTACGAATGCGGGCAGGAACATATTCCGGTCGCGGTGGGCAGGCGCACCCGTGAAAACAGCGCGCTTCCTCCCCAGATGACATGGGGGGAAGGTTTTGACAAATTCAAACCGGTCAAAGAATCGGCTGCCGATTTCATCATACGAAACCTGCGGAAATATCCCGGGCAGGTTACCATCATCAGCGTCGGCCCGGTGACCAATTTAGCCGATGTGATCGACAAGGACCCCGAAGCATGGAAGATGGTGAAAGAGGTTTATTCGATGTTCGGGTCGTTCTATATGGGATATAACGGCGGCCCGGCGCCCGATGCGGAATGGAATGTGCGTGCCGATATCAAAAGCGCTCAAAAATTCATTTCGTCCGGCGTCCCGATCACCCTTGCAGGCCTCGATGTCACCACGATTGTAAAATACAACAAGGACAGGAGGCTCCACCTGTTCATGCGATCCTCGCCCCTGACCGATGCAGTCTGCGGGCTCTATACCCTATGGGCGGGAACCGACATGAACCGCGATCCCACCCTGTTCGATCCCGTGGCGGTGACCATGACGATTACCGACAGGTTTGTCACGACACGCAATGCCCATGTAACAGTGGACGATGAGGGCTATACTCTGATCGATGAGAGCCGTCCCCCCAACTGCCGTGTCGGGATGCACATCAATACGGAAGCATTTCTCGACTGGCTTACCCTGAGACTGCTCAACCAAAACCTGTCGCGCTGAAACACCTGTGTGCTCATTTATTTCACCGGAACCGATCCGGTTACGTATCGAATGTCTCTGCAGATAAACGGGAGGTTGACATGGTCGTCGTGGAATCGTACATCACCGCAGTTATCATGTGTTTCATCACCATGCTGTGCTGGGGATCATGGGCAAATACCCAGAAACTGGCTTCCAAGGAATGGCGTTTTCAGCTCTTTTACTGGGATTATGCGCTCGGCGTTGTATTGCTCGCGCTCGTTCTCGCGCTTACCATGGGCAGCAGGGGATCGGCAGGCAGAAGTTTTATCGCTGACATGGCGCAAGCAAACGGAAACATGCTCTGGTCGGCTTTTATGGGAGGCGTTGTCTTTAACCTGGCCAACCTCCTGCTCGTCGCCGCGATCGATATCGCCGGAATGGCGGTCGCATTCCCCATTGCGATTGGCCTTGCGCTCGCGCTCGGAGTGATTACCAACTACATCGCCACACCGCTCGGGAATCCCGCGGTGCTTTTCCTCGGCGTCGCCCTTGTCGTGGTCGCCATAATCCTCGATGCGTTTGCCTATAAACGGCTGCCGGCAACAGGACAGAAAACGACCGCCAAGGGATTTGTCATTTCCATCGTAGCCGGTATTCTCATGGGATTCTTCTACCGTTTCGTGGCGGCTTCGATGTCTTCCGACTTTATATCACCCGAAGCGGGGAAACTGACTCCCTACTCGGCGGTGGTCGTTTTCTCCGTCGGTCTTCTTCTTTCAAGTTTTATCTGGAACAGCATCCTTATGGCGAAACCGTTCGTGGGCGATCCCGTTCCGTTCGGCGACTACTTCAGGAAAGGCAATCTCCAGCTCCACATGACCGGTATTCTCGGTGGCATGATCTGGAGCCTCGGTATGTCGTTCAGCATCATCGCATCCGGACAGGCGGGATTTGCCATATCGTACGGCCTCGGACAGGGCGCGACCATGATTGCGGCTTTATGGGGAGTTTTCATCTGGAAGGAATTCAGGGAGGCGCCGCAGGGCACCGGAACGCTCCTTGCATTCATGTTTATTTCGTTTTTTATCGGTCTCAGCCTGATAATAATCGCCAGAATTGTATAAATCCGGCTGTTTTAACGATTTCAAACTTCCGGACAGAACTGCCCGGCAGGACACAGGGATTTTAAGCATTCCGTTTCTCTGTGGCTTTTTATCCCTGAAGAAATATTGATGATGCTGAAACGAACAAAAGGAGTACGCAATGAAATCCCTGACACGGCGTGATTTTATCAGAATCGGGAGTTCCGCCGCCGCAGCAGCCGGAGCGGGTATATCGTTTGGCACTCGTTCCGCATCCGCTCAGACACAGCCGAATATCCTGTTTCTCATGGCCGATCAGCATCGCGGCGACTGCCTCGGCTGTGACGGTAACCGTGCAATCAGAACTCCGAATATCGACAGGATCGCCGGAGAAGGTGCGCATTTCCGTCATGCATACAGCTCCACACCGACATGCACACCGGCGCGGTCTGGCATCCTGACCGGGCTCTCTCCCTGGCATCATGGTATGCTCGGATACGGGCGTGTCGCCGATCATTACCCCGTGGAACTCCCGCAGACCATGCGCGATGCAGGCTACAGGACACTCGGAATCGGGAAAATGCACTGGTATCCCCAGCGCAACCTTCATGGATTCCATAAGACCATTCTCGATGAATCGAGCCGTGTCGAAACAGAAGGATTCGAAAGCGATTACCGCGCCTTCTTCCGCGAGCACGCCCCAAAAGGAATGGCATACGATGTAACCGGAATCGGCTGGAACGATTACCGTACCGCGGTGTATGTCCCTCCCGAAGAGCTCCACCCGACCTTCTGGACTGCACAGACGGCGGTCGATTTCATCCGTGATTACAGGAACCCGGAGCCGTTTTTTCTCAAGGTATCGTTCGCGCGCCCTCACAGTCCCTACGACCCGCCGAAACGGTTCATGGAAGCATACCGTGAGGATGACATGCCTGCGCCGGTTATCGGAGACTGGGCCGCGAAATACGCTCCCGCCGACCCTGCCGATTTCAGCCTCTGGCACGGCGATCTCGGTATCGGACAGGCACGGAAGTCACGGCGGGGATATTACGGCTCGGTGTCGTTCATCGATGAGCAGATAGGCCGGATTCTCGGCGCCCTCGAACAGCGCGGATTTCTCGACAATACGTTCATTCTTTTCACCGCCGACCACGGCGACATGACCGGCGACCACAACCTCTGGCGCAAATCCTACGCGTACGAAAGCTCGGCGCACATACCGTTTATCGTCCGTCCGCCGAAAGGCATGTTCGATAAGGCCGGGGTGACATTCGATCAGCCTGTCGAACTCCGCGACGTACTCCCGACATTTCTCGATGCCGCCGGACAGCCTGTACCCGGGCATCTGGACGGGAGAAGCGTTCTCGACATCTTCCGGGGCAAAAGCGATTCCTGGCGGGAAGTCATCGACATGGAGCACGATGTATGTTACGATCCCTCGAATCACTGGAACGCTCTGACCGATGGCCGGTATAAGTACATTTACCATGCCATGAACGGCGGGGAGCAGTTGTTCGATCTGTATAACGATCCCGGAGAACTGCACGATCTTTCCATGGAGCCGGGAAACCGCGGAAAAGTACGGGAATGGCATGCCCGCATGGTACAACATCTTGCCGAACGGGGGGAGCCGTTCGTTGTGAACGGTGATCTTGCACCGAGGCCGGAACGGATGCTGTACTCGCCCCATTATCCGAAAAGCTGAAAGGAAAAAACGGAAATTGTTCAAAATCGGCATAATGCCACGAATAAGGAAAAATAACCATGACAAAATCTATTGTCGTTATCGGCAGTTCGAACACGGATATGATCATCAAGGTTGCGCGGATTCCGAAACCCGGCGAAACGGTCATCGGCGGCGTGTTTTCCACCGCACCGGGAGGAAAGGGGGCGAATCAGGCGGTCAGCGCCGCCCGCGCGGGCGGGAAGGTTGTTTTTATCGCGCGGGTCGGGGAGGATATGTTCGGCGAACAGGCGCTGAACGGCTTCATAAACGACGGGATAGACGTGAGCCATATCGCAAAAGACCCGTCAGCGCCTTCGGGTGTCGCCCTCATCTTTGTGGACGAGAAGGGAGAGAACAGCATCGCGGTCGCATCCGGCGCCAACGCCCGTGTGTCGCCATCCGATATGGATGCAGCGCGCGAAGCTCTCGTATCTGCCGGTAATGTCCTCATGCAGCTCGAAATTCCCCTCGAAACCGTCGAGATTGCGGCTAAAACCGCATGTGTGAACGGAGTCAGGGTAATCCTCAATCCCGCGCCTGCTCAGCCGCTCGGGGACGATCTCCTCAAAAACGTCTCAATCCTCACCCCGAACGAAACGGAAGCCGAGCTCCTGACCGGAATCAGGGTTGAAAACGAGCGTGACGCAGCGAAAGCTGCGGATAAGCTGCTCGATAAAGGTGTCGGGACTGTCCTGATAACTCTCGGCGCACGGGGAGTATTTGCAGCGGCTCCCGATTTCCGGGGTATCATACCGGCTTTCAGGGTTCAGCAGGCTGTGGATACAACCGCCGCAGGGGATGTGTTCAACGGTGTCCTTGCGGTGTCGCTTGCTGAGGGGAAATGCCTCGTGGATGCCGTCCGTTTTTCGAATGCGGCGGCGGCGCTGTCGGTCACAAGGCTCGGAGCCCAGACATCGGCGCCCTACCGCAGCGAGATCGAGGAATTTCTGAAAAATAATTCATGACGGCGGATATCAGAGATATGCCCCCTGGTCGGTGAGCAGTTTTCTGAGCCCGGCGGCATCAACCTGCCCGGGAGTGATTTTCTTCCGTATGCAGAGAGCGGCTGCGGTTCCGCCGGCCTGACCGAGCGACCAGACGATGGGCATGACGCGGAGCGATGAATGCGCCTCGTGAGTCGAGGAAATGCACCTGCTCGCGACTAAGAGATTCCCGACACCTTCGGGGACGAGACAGCGGTATGGTATCTGATAGTACGTTCCCTCTTTCAGGCGTTTGATGACCGTACCGGTACCAGACGGATTGTGAATGTCAATATCATATGAGGCGCAGGCGATCCCGTCATCGAAGTGATGAGCTTCGAGCACATCATCCGCTGTCAGTACATATTTCCCCATAACGCGGCGCGATTCGCGCACTCCTATCTCCGGGCCGATCTTCATGAGATAGCTGTTCTCGAAACCCGCGACATATTTCCTGAGAAACCGCACCATGTCGTCCACCTGACGGCGGCCTTCGATTTCCGCTTCGGTCATCGACCAGCCGTCGAGCGAGGTTTTACCCACCACGCGGGTCGTGTTGAAATGGATGACATCAGGATGGACCGATTTGAATTTCAGGACGTTTTCACGGGGATTCTTCACCTCGCCACGGGCTTTCGCTTCATCGTAGAGACGGTTGATTTCATCGGCGGCGGGAATCCGTCCGGTATCCACATGCGCCATGCGGAACGAAGTGGTCATCGGCTGGCACGCGTGATCCTGGTCGCGTCCGATTTCGATTTTCGCTCCGGCCCAGGCGGATATGTCGCCGTCCCCCGTCGAGTCGATAAAAATATCGGCGCTCAGGTCCTCGACACCGCCCTTGTGAAATACCCGTACGGCGCGGATGGAGTCATCCTTTTTCAACACGCCGATGGCCTGTGAATGGAGCAGCATATCGGCCCCGGAATCGAGAACGAACCTTTCGAGAAGCCACTTCATTGGTTCGGCGTCAAAATGCTTTCGATCATCGAGGATAGCGCCGTTTTTCAGGAGAATATCGAGAAACTCCTCGAACAGCCCCCGTGTGATGATCGTATCTCCCGCATTGTATTTCATGTAGGGATGTACGAGCGCTGTCGTAGCCATGCCGCCGAGAAAACCGTACCGCTCGACAAGGAGCACCCGCGCGCCGTTACGCGCCGCCGCTACGGCAGCAGGAACGCCTCCTGGCCCTCCGCCGACTACAATCACATCCCAGTGTTTAACCTTCGATTTTTCAGTGGATTCGCCATAGGAGAACCCGTTTACACCCGAGAATATCAGCCCGGACAGTGACAGGGTCTTGAAAAACAGGCGCCGATTCGGATATATGTTCGTGTTCATTGTTCACTCCCGATGGTTAATGGCATAGTCTCAAAAAAGTCTGTCAGATCAGAATTAATAAGCCGGAATGAAAGCAAAACACGCTGATTTTTTGCCGCTCATATAAACGCTTTCTGAGCGATGAGCGTTTTCCGCAGATCAGCCGTATCGATATCTCCCGGCGCTTTTTTATGTCTGATACAGAGCGCGGCGGCAGTGCCCCCAGCCTGGCCGATCCCCCAGACAGTCGGCATCACGCGGAGCGACGAATGCGCTTCATGAGTGGATGAAACACAGCGGCTCGCAACAATGAGATTGTCGATCCCGTTCGGCACGAGACACCGGTAAGGGATGTGATAGTAAATGCCCTCGTCGAGGTAGACCATCTTCGTGCCCGTGCCGGAGGGATTGTGTATGTCGATGGCATATGAACCGCAGGCGACGCCATCGTCGAATTTCCGACCCTTTACCACATCGTCGGCGTTGAGCACGTATCTGCCCATAACACGCCGTGACTCGCGCACACCGATCTGTGTACCCGTTTTCATGAGATAGGCGTTCTCGAAACCCGACACATACTTTTTCAGGAACCGGACGAGTTCTTCCACCTGACGGCGGCCTTCTATTTCGGCTTCGGTCATCGACCAGCCATCGAGGGAACTTCTGCCGACCACCCGGGTGGCGTTAAAATGCATGACATCGTCATGAACGGTGAAGAATTTGAGAACATTCTCGCGGGGATTGTTGATCTCGCCCCGTTTTTTAGCCTCGTCATAGAGACGATTGATCTCTCTGCCCTCCGGGAGCCGTTTGAAATCCACACGGGCCATGCGGAACGAAGCGGTCATCGGCTGGCAGGCATTATCCTGCTCACGGCCGATTTCTATGGTTCCACCCGCCCACGTCGCAATGTCGCCGTCACCGGTGGAGTCGATAAAAATATCGGCGCTCAGGTCCTCGATGCCCCCTTTGTGAAAAATCCGCACGGCCTTTATGGCATTACCATCCTTCAACACGCCGACAGCCTGTGTCTGGAGCAGGATACTTGCGCCGGAATCGAGGACAAACCGGTCGAGCACCCATTTCATCGGCTCATCGTCGAAATGAGCGCGGGTTTCGAGGTCGGTCGTGAAAGTATTGAGCCGTATAAGTTCCTCGTCGGTCAGTTTCATAACCCGCACAGCGCCGTTTTTTTCGAGTATATCGAGAAATTCCTCGAACAATCCCCGGACAATGATTTTTCCGCCCGCAGAATACTTCATGTACGGCAGCACAAGCGCGGCAGTGGCCATTCCGCCGAGAAATCCATACCGCTCGACGAGCAGGACACGGGCGCCGTTACGAGCGGCGGCAACAGCGGCGGGGACTCCCCCGGGTCCGCCTCCGATTACGATCACATCCCAGTGCTTCACCCTGGCGTTTTCATTTGCCTCGCCGGAAGAAAATCCGCGTATTCCCGAAAACACAAGCCCGGACATTGCGAGAGTTTTGATAAACAATCTCCGGTCTGAATGCCTGTTCTCATGCATGACTTGCTCCTGTTATAGATATTCAAAATACAAAAAATACTATTCTGAGGTAATACAGAGTATGGTGAATAACATCTTATATGTGGATACAAACTGTTAAAGGCTGTTATAATTCTTTGATTTAGTTAAAGACGGAATTATATTGTCAGGTGTGTGAAAGACACC
It includes:
- a CDS encoding GRP family sugar transporter codes for the protein MVVVESYITAVIMCFITMLCWGSWANTQKLASKEWRFQLFYWDYALGVVLLALVLALTMGSRGSAGRSFIADMAQANGNMLWSAFMGGVVFNLANLLLVAAIDIAGMAVAFPIAIGLALALGVITNYIATPLGNPAVLFLGVALVVVAIILDAFAYKRLPATGQKTTAKGFVISIVAGILMGFFYRFVAASMSSDFISPEAGKLTPYSAVVVFSVGLLLSSFIWNSILMAKPFVGDPVPFGDYFRKGNLQLHMTGILGGMIWSLGMSFSIIASGQAGFAISYGLGQGATMIAALWGVFIWKEFREAPQGTGTLLAFMFISFFIGLSLIIIARIV
- a CDS encoding nucleoside hydrolase, whose amino-acid sequence is MKHVLVMVAVFLMWCCSGVSTGNAQGKEKMKIIFDTDLAGDIDDAFAHALVQVSPEFEILGITTADGPTDLRARVSCRMLYECGQEHIPVAVGRRTRENSALPPQMTWGEGFDKFKPVKESAADFIIRNLRKYPGQVTIISVGPVTNLADVIDKDPEAWKMVKEVYSMFGSFYMGYNGGPAPDAEWNVRADIKSAQKFISSGVPITLAGLDVTTIVKYNKDRRLHLFMRSSPLTDAVCGLYTLWAGTDMNRDPTLFDPVAVTMTITDRFVTTRNAHVTVDDEGYTLIDESRPPNCRVGMHINTEAFLDWLTLRLLNQNLSR
- a CDS encoding FAD-dependent oxidoreductase, translating into MHENRHSDRRLFIKTLAMSGLVFSGIRGFSSGEANENARVKHWDVIVIGGGPGGVPAAVAAARNGARVLLVERYGFLGGMATAALVLPYMKYSAGGKIIVRGLFEEFLDILEKNGAVRVMKLTDEELIRLNTFTTDLETRAHFDDEPMKWVLDRFVLDSGASILLQTQAVGVLKDGNAIKAVRIFHKGGIEDLSADIFIDSTGDGDIATWAGGTIEIGREQDNACQPMTASFRMARVDFKRLPEGREINRLYDEAKKRGEINNPRENVLKFFTVHDDVMHFNATRVVGRSSLDGWSMTEAEIEGRRQVEELVRFLKKYVSGFENAYLMKTGTQIGVRESRRVMGRYVLNADDVVKGRKFDDGVACGSYAIDIHNPSGTGTKMVYLDEGIYYHIPYRCLVPNGIDNLIVASRCVSSTHEAHSSLRVMPTVWGIGQAGGTAAALCIRHKKAPGDIDTADLRKTLIAQKAFI
- the rbsK gene encoding ribokinase, producing the protein MTKSIVVIGSSNTDMIIKVARIPKPGETVIGGVFSTAPGGKGANQAVSAARAGGKVVFIARVGEDMFGEQALNGFINDGIDVSHIAKDPSAPSGVALIFVDEKGENSIAVASGANARVSPSDMDAAREALVSAGNVLMQLEIPLETVEIAAKTACVNGVRVILNPAPAQPLGDDLLKNVSILTPNETEAELLTGIRVENERDAAKAADKLLDKGVGTVLITLGARGVFAAAPDFRGIIPAFRVQQAVDTTAAGDVFNGVLAVSLAEGKCLVDAVRFSNAAAALSVTRLGAQTSAPYRSEIEEFLKNNS
- a CDS encoding arylsulfatase codes for the protein MKSLTRRDFIRIGSSAAAAAGAGISFGTRSASAQTQPNILFLMADQHRGDCLGCDGNRAIRTPNIDRIAGEGAHFRHAYSSTPTCTPARSGILTGLSPWHHGMLGYGRVADHYPVELPQTMRDAGYRTLGIGKMHWYPQRNLHGFHKTILDESSRVETEGFESDYRAFFREHAPKGMAYDVTGIGWNDYRTAVYVPPEELHPTFWTAQTAVDFIRDYRNPEPFFLKVSFARPHSPYDPPKRFMEAYREDDMPAPVIGDWAAKYAPADPADFSLWHGDLGIGQARKSRRGYYGSVSFIDEQIGRILGALEQRGFLDNTFILFTADHGDMTGDHNLWRKSYAYESSAHIPFIVRPPKGMFDKAGVTFDQPVELRDVLPTFLDAAGQPVPGHLDGRSVLDIFRGKSDSWREVIDMEHDVCYDPSNHWNALTDGRYKYIYHAMNGGEQLFDLYNDPGELHDLSMEPGNRGKVREWHARMVQHLAERGEPFVVNGDLAPRPERMLYSPHYPKS
- a CDS encoding FAD-dependent oxidoreductase, giving the protein MNTNIYPNRRLFFKTLSLSGLIFSGVNGFSYGESTEKSKVKHWDVIVVGGGPGGVPAAVAAARNGARVLLVERYGFLGGMATTALVHPYMKYNAGDTIITRGLFEEFLDILLKNGAILDDRKHFDAEPMKWLLERFVLDSGADMLLHSQAIGVLKKDDSIRAVRVFHKGGVEDLSADIFIDSTGDGDISAWAGAKIEIGRDQDHACQPMTTSFRMAHVDTGRIPAADEINRLYDEAKARGEVKNPRENVLKFKSVHPDVIHFNTTRVVGKTSLDGWSMTEAEIEGRRQVDDMVRFLRKYVAGFENSYLMKIGPEIGVRESRRVMGKYVLTADDVLEAHHFDDGIACASYDIDIHNPSGTGTVIKRLKEGTYYQIPYRCLVPEGVGNLLVASRCISSTHEAHSSLRVMPIVWSLGQAGGTAAALCIRKKITPGQVDAAGLRKLLTDQGAYL